The Streptomyces pratensis genomic interval TCGCGTAGGACCGGCCGTCCGCAGCTCAACCGCCCTTTCGGGGCGGAGAGCGCAAGGGAGGTGTGCGACACGCATCGTGCGCCTCCCGTGCGCCCTGTGTCGCCACAGAACCTTCCTTCGATAAGCTGTCGTCGACCCGCCCCGCCGCATCCGCCGCGGTGCAGCAGCCGTTGTGACTGCCGGGCCCCCGTCCCCCCGCACTACGGCACCCCACGCTCGCCGAAGTACCCTGCACCACATCCCCGCCGCCGTACAGGAAGAGTCGTCCAACCGATGGCCGGTCCCGCGTTCCGAGCCGCCGCCGTCCGGGTGCGCGTCCCCGCAACCAGCGCCAATCTGGGCCCGGGTTTCGACGCCCTCGGCCTGTCGCTGGGGCTCTACGACGACGTCGTCGTCCGGGTCGCCGACTCCGGGCTGCACATCGACATCGCGGGTGAGGGCGCCGAGACGCTGCCCCGCGACGAGAACCACCTGCTCGTACGCTCCCTGCGCACGGCGTTCGACCTGCTCGGGGGACAGCCCCGAGGCCTGGAGATCGTCTGCGCCAACCGCATCCCGCACGGCCGTGGCCTCGGTTCCTCGTCCGCCGCCATCTGCGCCGGGATCGTCGCCGCCCGCGCCGTGACGACGGGCGGCGAGGCCCGTCTCGACGACGCCGCGCTGCTGGAGCTGGCGACCGAGATCGAGGGGCACCCCGACAACGTCGCCGCCTGTCTCCTCGGCGGATTCACCCTCGCGTGGATGGACGGCGGTGCCGCCCGGGCGATCCGGATGGATCCCGCGGACTCCGTCGTCCCGGTGGTCTTCGTCCCGTCCACCCCGGTGCTCACCGAGACCGCCCGCGGTCTGCTGCCGCGCACCGTCCCCCATGTGGACGCCGCGGCCAACGCCGGCCGCGCGGCACTGCTCGTCGAGGCCCTCACCCGGCGACCCGAGCTGCTCCTCGCCGCCACGGAGGACCGGATCCACCAGGAATACCGGGGTCCCGCGATGCCGCAGAGCGTGGAGCTGGTGAACAGGCTGCGCGCCGACGGTGTCCCCGCTGTGATCTCCGGCGCGGGGCCCACCGTGCTCGCGCTGGCGGAGGAGGGTTCGGCCGACAAGGTCGCCCTGCTGGCGGGTGAGGGCTGGGCCGCGAACCGGCTGGCTCTCGACGCCACCGGGGCGAGCGTGTTGCCGCTCGCCGCGTAGTCGCACGTGATTGCCGGTGCATGAGAGGGGGAATGTTTGTTGGAGCCGGTAGTGTTAACCTCAAGTCAGCAATCGACGTCTTCGTGGCGCGTTGCTTCGTGTCCCCTTCCGGGACCACCACTCTTCCGGGAGCCTCCCCGACTGCCTGAGCATCCTGCCTGAGCTTTCGAGCACGCTCCGGAACCGGCACGACACCCTCTTGCTCGTCCAGGAGTGGGCCGCAGGGGGATCTCGCGCCGGAACCCCGCACATTCGTCTCTCCGCCGTACCCGGCGGACCACCGCCCCGGCAAGGTCCGCGATCGACACGATCAACAGACCGCAGTCGGACAGCACAACCGGTCGCCGAGCCAGAAGGCCGACGTCCGCTCCAGGGAAGGACCCTTCGTGAGCGACACCACCGATCTGATGGGCGTGACTGCCGACAAGAGCGTCGACAGCTCCGCGTCCGCCGAAGGTGCTGCCACTGGCACCACCGCACGGCGCCGCCGCTCCGGCACCGGCCTCGAGGGCATGGTCCTGGCCGAGCTGCAGCAGGTCGCGTCCGGCCTCGGCATCAGGGGAACTGCGCGGATGCGCAAGAGCCAGCTGATCGAGGTCATCAAGGAGGCGCAGGCCGGAGGATCCTCCGCGCCCGCCCCCAAGGCCGCCGCATCAGCCGCTACGGACTCCGGGAGCAAGCCGAAGCGGCGTGCCACGTCCAAGTCCCGCACCGGTGACGAGACCGCTGCCGCACCGGCCGCCGACAAGGCTGCCGCCCAGCAGCAGATCGACATCCCCGGGCAGCCGGCCAGTGACGACCAGCCCACGGGCGAGCGCCGTCGGCGCCGGGCGACCGCTCAGGCGGGCAGCCCCGACACCAAGGCCGAGCCGAAGGCCGACACCAAGGCGGAGGCCGAGCCGAAGGCCGAGGCCCGCCAGGACCGCGCCGACGAGCGTGGCGAGGCCAAGGCCGACGCGAAGGCCGAGTCCGCCGCGGACACCGCCGAAGGCCGCCGGGGCGACCGCCAGGACGGCCGTCGTGGCGACCGCCAGGACCGTGACCGCGGTGACCGCGGTGACCGCCGCGACCGCCAGCGCGACCGTCGCGGCAAGGGCGACGACCAGGGCCAGCAGGGCGGCGGACGCCGTCAGGGCCAGCAGGGCGGCGGCGGACAGGGCCAGAGCCAGGGCCAGGGCCAGCAGGGCGGCGGCCAGCAGGACGACGGCTACGACGACGAGGGCGGCCGGCGCGGCCGTCGGGGCCGCTACCGCGACCGCCGTGGCCGTCGCGGCCGCGACGACTTCGCGACCGACGTCCAGGTGGCCGACGACGACGTCCTGATCCCCGTCGCGGGCATCCTCGACATCCTCGACAACTACGCGTTCATCCGGACCTCCGGCTACCTGCCGGGCCCGAACGACGTGTACGTCTCGCTCGCCCAGGTCCGTAAGAACGGCCTGCGCAAGGGTGACCACGTCACGGGTGCGGTGCGCCAGCCCAAGGACGGCGAGCGCCGCGAGAAGTTCAACGCGCTGGTCCGTCTCGACTCCGTCAACGGCATGGCGCCGGAGTCCGGCCGCGGCCGGCCCGAGTTCCAGAAGCTGACCCCGCTCTACCCGCAGGACAGGCTCCGCCTGGAGACCGACTCCAACGTCCTGACCACCCGGATCATCGACCTGGTCGCACCGATCGGCAAGGGCCAGCGAGGCCTGATCGTGGCCCCGCCGAAGACCGGTAAGACCATGATCCTTCAGGCCATCGCCAACGCGATCACGGTCAACAGCCCCGAGTGCCACCTGATGGTCGTCCTGGTCGACGAGCGTCCGGAAGAGGTCACCGACATGCAGCGGTCGGTGAAGGGCGAGGTCATCTCCTCGACCTTCGACCGTCCCGCCGAGGACCACACCACGGTCGCCGAGCTCGCCATCGAGCGTGCGAAGCGCCTCGTGGAGCTGGGGCACGACGTGGTGGTCCTGCTGGACTCCATCACCCGTCTGGGCCGTGCCTACAACCTGGCGGCACCGGCCTCCGGCCGCATCCTGTCCGGTGGTGTCGACTCGACCGCGCTCTACCCGCCGAAGCGCTTCTTCGGTGCCGCGCGCAACATCGAGGACGGCGGTTCGCTGACCATCCTGGCCACCGCGCTCGTCGAGACCGGCTCGCGCATGGACGAGGTGATCTTCGAGGAGTTCAAGGGCACCGGCAACATGGAGCTCAAGCTCGACCGGAAGCTCTCGGACAAGCGGATCTTCCCGGCGGTGGACGTGGACGCGTCCAGCACCCGTAAGGAAGAGATTCTTCTCGGTACCGACGAATTGGCCGTCACCTGGAAGCTGCGCCGGGTTCTTCACGCACTCGACCAGCAGCAGGCCATCGAACTGCTGCTGGACCGCATGAAGAAGACGCAGTCGAATGCGGAGTTCCTGCTTCAGATCCAGAAGACGACTCCCGGCAGCGGCAACGGGAACGACTGACCTCGCTCCTCGCACATAGCCGGACAGATGCCCCGTCACGAAGTGACGGGGCATCTGTTGTGCGCCTACCTATGGTGAGTTGTGTCGCCCCCTGAGCATCAAGGGCCGGTCATGGTGGGGGTATCCGCCGCAGCGCCGGTCACCAGGGGGGCCTCGTACCGCGCTGCCCGCGCATCGTCGCACCTCACCGCGATGCACATCTCACTCACGTGCAGGGCTGTCTGCCCCGCCGTACACAAGCAGGGAGATTTCGAGTGCAGTTACGCACTCGAGGTGGTCGGCACAGAGGTTCGTGCTGAGCGTGATGCTGCCGACCCGTGGCGTAGGTGGCCGGAAAGGGCGACGGAGGCTTCCAGGCCCCGATCCTGATCGGCGGAGGCTGGGGGCAGTACAACATGGTCCGCGGGCACGGTGACTTCACCAACGACGGCAAGGCCGACGTGCTGGCGCGCGGTTCCGACGGATCCACCTACCTGTACAAGGGCACCAGCAACGCCGCGGCGCCCTTCGAGGCCAGGGTGAAGGTTGCCACCTTCAGCGGCCTGGACACGCTCGCCACCATCGGCGACGTGAACAGCGACGGCCACGCCGATCTGCTGGGCAGGGACACCGCCGGGAAGCTCTGGCTGTACCCCGGCAACGGCAAGTCCTCGGGTGCGATCTTCGCCACACGGGTCGCGTTCGGCTCCGGCTGGAACAGCTACAACCTGTTCGGCTGAAATGCCAGGTGAGCGCCGGGATACCGGCCCGCTCACCCGCTCCATCTGTGGCCCCCGTCCCCGGACGGGGGCCACAGCCCGTTGTGCGAGGCTGCTGGCTGCTCCGGCGTGCCACCGCGTGATGCCGGACCACGCCCGTGCACCACGGCAGGGGGTAGCAGCGAGAAGCGGAAGAGGGAGCGCATGAGCGAGCAGAGCAGGGGCACGGGCCGAATACGCGGCACCGGCGCCCGCCGGAGGAAACCTTCCCGTGCCCGCCGGGTGAAGAGGGCCGCCCTGTGGGGCGCCGCCGCCCTGGTGGCCGTCGGGGGCTCCGGGCTCGGATACGCCTACTTCACGCTCAACGGCAACCTGAAGGGCGTCGACATCGACGCCGCACTGGGAGCCGGACGCCCGGACGACGTGGACGACGGATCGCAGGACATCCTGGTGCTCGGATCGGACTCCCGCTCGGGCGCCAACTCCGGGTACGGCGCCGACGAGGGCTCCGCGCGGGCGGACACCGCGATGGTCGTCCACGTCAACGAGGGCCACACCTCCGCGAGCGTGGTCTCGGTCCCGCGCGACACCCTCGTCGACCGCCCCTCCTGCAAGAGCGACACGACGGGTGAGGAGGTCGGCGCGGAGCACGGGACGATGTTCAACTCGGCGTACCAGGTCGGCGGGCCCGCCTGTGCGGTGAAGACCGTCGAGTCGATGTCCGGCATCCGCATGGACCACTACGTCGAGGTCGACTTCACCGGCTTCACCGAGCTGATCGACGAGCTCGGCGGCGTGAAGATCACCACCTCGCGGGCGATCGACGACCCCGACAGCCACCTCGCGCTGAAGCCCGGCACCCACACCCTGAGCGGTGAGCAGTCGCTCGGCCTCGTCCGCACGCGCCACAGCGTCGGCGACGGCAGCGACCTGGGCCGGATCCAGCTCCAGCAGGCCTTCGTGAAGGCGCTGATGGACCAGGCGAAGAGCGTCGGGGTGTTCTCCGACCCGAAGACCCTCTTCGGCCTCGCCGACACCGCCACCAAGGCCGTCACCACCGACTCGCAGCTGGCCTCCGTCAAGAAGCTCACCGGTTTCGCGAACGGGCTCAAGGGCCTCGGTTCGAAGAACGTCGACATGGTCACCCTGCCCGTGGAGTACGACCCCGAGGACCCGAACCGCGTGCTGCCCCAGAAGAAGGCCGGACAGCAGGTGTGGGCCGCGCTCAGGCAGGACGAGCCGATCCCGGCGTCCGCCACCGCGAAGTCGGCCGGAGACAAGGGCGGGGCCGGCGAAGTCGTACGGTAACGGCACCTTCCGTCACCGAACGATCGCGGACCGTTCCCCGATCGCAAGGGAATACACATGACCGGCTTCTCGTTTTGGGAGATACGGCCGGTCCTGGCAGACTGGTACGTCGGTCCCGGTTCACGGACGCGCAATCCGCGCGAACGACCCGGAACCCTCCCGAATCTAGGAGACACCTTGAAGCGCGACATTCACCCCGAGTACGTCGAGACGCAGGTCAGCTGCACCTGCGGTGCGTCGTTCACCACCCGGAGCACCCTCGAGGGCGGCGCGATCCGTGCCGACGTCTGCTCCGAGTGCCACCCGTTCTACACGGGCAAGCAGAAGATCCTCGACACCGGCGGCCGTGTGGCCCGCTTCGAGGCCCGCTTCGGCAAGGCTGCCGGCTCCGCCAGCAAGTAGCGAGCCACTGCGCCGGTTCCCGACG includes:
- the thrB gene encoding homoserine kinase yields the protein MAGPAFRAAAVRVRVPATSANLGPGFDALGLSLGLYDDVVVRVADSGLHIDIAGEGAETLPRDENHLLVRSLRTAFDLLGGQPRGLEIVCANRIPHGRGLGSSSAAICAGIVAARAVTTGGEARLDDAALLELATEIEGHPDNVAACLLGGFTLAWMDGGAARAIRMDPADSVVPVVFVPSTPVLTETARGLLPRTVPHVDAAANAGRAALLVEALTRRPELLLAATEDRIHQEYRGPAMPQSVELVNRLRADGVPAVISGAGPTVLALAEEGSADKVALLAGEGWAANRLALDATGASVLPLAA
- the rho gene encoding transcription termination factor Rho, which codes for MSDTTDLMGVTADKSVDSSASAEGAATGTTARRRRSGTGLEGMVLAELQQVASGLGIRGTARMRKSQLIEVIKEAQAGGSSAPAPKAAASAATDSGSKPKRRATSKSRTGDETAAAPAADKAAAQQQIDIPGQPASDDQPTGERRRRRATAQAGSPDTKAEPKADTKAEAEPKAEARQDRADERGEAKADAKAESAADTAEGRRGDRQDGRRGDRQDRDRGDRGDRRDRQRDRRGKGDDQGQQGGGRRQGQQGGGGQGQSQGQGQQGGGQQDDGYDDEGGRRGRRGRYRDRRGRRGRDDFATDVQVADDDVLIPVAGILDILDNYAFIRTSGYLPGPNDVYVSLAQVRKNGLRKGDHVTGAVRQPKDGERREKFNALVRLDSVNGMAPESGRGRPEFQKLTPLYPQDRLRLETDSNVLTTRIIDLVAPIGKGQRGLIVAPPKTGKTMILQAIANAITVNSPECHLMVVLVDERPEEVTDMQRSVKGEVISSTFDRPAEDHTTVAELAIERAKRLVELGHDVVVLLDSITRLGRAYNLAAPASGRILSGGVDSTALYPPKRFFGAARNIEDGGSLTILATALVETGSRMDEVIFEEFKGTGNMELKLDRKLSDKRIFPAVDVDASSTRKEEILLGTDELAVTWKLRRVLHALDQQQAIELLLDRMKKTQSNAEFLLQIQKTTPGSGNGND
- a CDS encoding FG-GAP repeat domain-containing protein; this encodes MAGKGDGGFQAPILIGGGWGQYNMVRGHGDFTNDGKADVLARGSDGSTYLYKGTSNAAAPFEARVKVATFSGLDTLATIGDVNSDGHADLLGRDTAGKLWLYPGNGKSSGAIFATRVAFGSGWNSYNLFG
- a CDS encoding LCP family protein, producing MSEQSRGTGRIRGTGARRRKPSRARRVKRAALWGAAALVAVGGSGLGYAYFTLNGNLKGVDIDAALGAGRPDDVDDGSQDILVLGSDSRSGANSGYGADEGSARADTAMVVHVNEGHTSASVVSVPRDTLVDRPSCKSDTTGEEVGAEHGTMFNSAYQVGGPACAVKTVESMSGIRMDHYVEVDFTGFTELIDELGGVKITTSRAIDDPDSHLALKPGTHTLSGEQSLGLVRTRHSVGDGSDLGRIQLQQAFVKALMDQAKSVGVFSDPKTLFGLADTATKAVTTDSQLASVKKLTGFANGLKGLGSKNVDMVTLPVEYDPEDPNRVLPQKKAGQQVWAALRQDEPIPASATAKSAGDKGGAGEVVR
- the rpmE gene encoding 50S ribosomal protein L31; protein product: MKRDIHPEYVETQVSCTCGASFTTRSTLEGGAIRADVCSECHPFYTGKQKILDTGGRVARFEARFGKAAGSASK